A genomic window from Candidatus Woesearchaeota archaeon includes:
- a CDS encoding AbrB/MazE/SpoVT family DNA-binding domain-containing protein, whose amino-acid sequence MTETIQYARKVGGSLMVRIPKEIADFENIHSGEMVRVEIKKVPLDCFGMFPSLGSFKKEDKIDIKWNKFEHHG is encoded by the coding sequence ATGACTGAAACAATACAATATGCAAGAAAAGTTGGTGGTTCATTGATGGTGAGAATTCCTAAAGAAATAGCTGACTTTGAAAATATTCATTCAGGAGAGATGGTACGTGTTGAAATAAAAAAAGTACCTCTAGATTGTTTTGGAATGTTCCCTTCTCTTGGTTCATTCAAGAAAGAAGATAAGATAGATATAAAGTGGAATAAGTTTGAGCACCATGGATAA
- a CDS encoding PIN domain-containing protein, translating into MDKLVVDSSAWIEYFKGGTKGNTVKKYVDTHILFTSGFCIGEITATFLRYDMPLDVALSFLKVKGTVVLIDFSIAENAGRLYHELRKKNGKISLSDAVTLAIAKKIGAKILTFDNDFRGIPEAIVL; encoded by the coding sequence ATGGATAAGCTTGTTGTTGATTCTTCGGCTTGGATTGAATATTTTAAAGGAGGCACAAAGGGGAATACAGTAAAGAAGTATGTTGACACTCATATCCTTTTTACTTCTGGATTTTGTATAGGAGAAATAACAGCAACCTTTTTACGCTATGATATGCCTTTAGATGTTGCATTATCCTTCCTTAAGGTAAAAGGAACAGTAGTTCTCATAGATTTTTCAATTGCGGAAAATGCCGGAAGATTATATCATGAGCTTAGGAAGAAAAATGGAAAGATTTCTTTATCAGATGCAGTTACTCTTGCAATTGCAAAAAAGATTGGAGCGAAAATTCTTACATTTGACAATGATTTCCGTGGAATTCCTGAAGCGATTGTGCTTTAG